TAGAGGTCGTGGGTTTTTTGATATCACGTTGCCCCGGAGGCAAGATCTATGGTGGATGTATATACTAATTGGAGGCTAAATATCGTTTTCAGATTTTGATTGTCTCACAAGTTTCAGACATTTTGAAAAGCTAAATCCAACTTTGAACAAGATTCAGATAAATGTCAGTTCAGTGCCACAAAGGTTTCACAGAAATTAGCAAAAGTTCCGATGTTCCATCATTAGGATTCAAAAATGAAGATTTAATCCATGCTCCAGCATATTATAGACAAAGTTACACACAGGTTATATTTCGTTCTGAGATTCAGAATTCACGTCGATAAATCCAAACATACATGATAAATATTGGTAGTACCATATCGTTTTATTTGTAGGTGTAATAAACACCATCGGCAACACCTCACAGCTACCATTTTCAGTTAGTAATGATATTTATTGAATGCTTAGACCTGGGTGTTCTTATTGTATGATTAGGGAAGGGAAGTTCCACGGGCTTATTCTATAACACAGCAGGTGCCCGTGGAGCATTATGCAGGATTCAGCAGTGATACCACGCCACAGCAGAAAGGCTGCAGTTAGTAGCCCCTCTCGCTGAGGCCGTCCGGATCGAATTCGTCAGCAGGTTGCTGCTCCGGCGCCTGGGGCATTGGCATTGGCTCCGGCTCGGCCTGGGCCGCCGGCGTCGGCTCGGTCGGATCGCCGCAAGGCAGCTCCGGCTGCGGTGGAGACTCCGGCAGGTGAGGCGCGCGGTGGCGCGGGTGATCTGGAATCTCTAGATGAGCGACGTGGGGCAGCGTGGAGGCACATGGTCCAGTGTGAACCTTGGCTACCGCCGACGAGCAGTTGTTCCCGCCACAGTCTAACGCCGGCGTTGCCAGCGCCCCGAGGAGAAGGGACAGGTAAAATGACACTCGCAGCGCCGCCGCGAACGACGCCGCCGACGGGCGACGGCCTCATCTGTCACGGTCACGGGGCAGTGGAGTCTCGGCTGTGTTAGATAACTTAGCTTGTGATTGGGCGATATTTTGGTGCTAGCTCTCTGCTGCTATGGTTTCATGGCGGTTGCCCGCTGCCCGGAGATTTATAGCGCGCGTGCCTACTGTACTTCCTTGTGCTAGTTCGACTGCATGCGCCGCCGCGATGGACGGGCAGGGGTAAGTACGTACGTACCACCAGCTCATGGTGGTATTCTTTTCTCTGCAAGCAAGGTAGTATCTGTACGTACCGGCCGTGCATATTGAAATCAGCTGAGTTGATATTTGAAGAGCAGGCGAAGCAATCGAGAATCATGGTTTGGACCGGAGGTACACCTGATCCCAActtcaatttttttttctttcgaaaAACATATTTCCGACTTTTGAAAATTAGGAAAAAATCACACACATGCGTATGTAGGTATATATAGGCTAGGAACATCCTCTTGCAAATTTCGATGCCAACTTATGAAAATTTACGAACTGTGTAAAAATCACAATACCAAAAGCCACCGTGTATAAGTTGTAAACTTAGAACTTTGGTATGCAACACAATCATTTTGGATCCTTTACGTGgacaatttttttttattttctaaaaCTTCGAAAAATGATTTATCTCTCCTTCATATTGGCTCAAACTTGGATTCAAACTTGCGAATATTCCCCCCAAAGAATTAATCCGGTATTGTTGGTGCACTATTACAGCGAATGAGTACATGTGCACTATTTCTCTCTAGGGCCAAACCCTTACATATGCGATTTTGAGGTTGCCTGCCAAGTAGATGCGATTTTGAGGAAATAATGGCTCCCAAGCAAAGTAAGTTTAAACTGTTTGAGGTGATGCTGATTTTTCTCAAGTTATAAGAATAAGAATGGTCATTGGAGACATAAAGTCCAAGAATGAAAGGGAAAAATAGAGCTCAATTCTTATTGAACCACCTACCTCAACACGAGATGAACACATCAGCCAAGAGAAGCAACCTATCCAAGAACAAGTTCCAAGCCCGCAACCAAATGAGCAAGATCAATAAGGAGAACAAGAACAAATACATTCTCTTGATCAAGCACAACATGGAGCTCAAGAACAAGATCAAGATCCATTCGGTTGTACCAATCAATTTTTGTGCAACAGTAAAGTGGTAGTTTTCCGAACAGTTCGCACAAACATGGTGGTTTCATGCTATGAACCTGGTCAATTTTGGATGTCAGGTTGAAAGCCAAGTTCATCTTTCTCCCGTGCTCAGGACTCAGGTAAAACAAAAATACCTAGAGAAACCGGTACATCTCCGGGAAATCCAATTTGGATCACGGATGCATATGAACCCGTTATGTGAAAACACATTTTAGAATGTAAAAGAATTAAATTAAATTTGACATGCACATCTAGACATTCTATGTCCCGTACACAAGTTTTCGGAAAAGATAACACTATTGGTGTCCCATGTAAAAAGGACAATTTTTTATGCTCTGATATGATTATTCGCGAAACATTCTTTTTGCATTTTTACACAACGCACATAAAATATTCATTTTCCCATGACCTAGAATCTCCGGATGTACACTGAAATTATATTTCAGATTTTTGGACATTTTTTTGAtttggtttttatgcatttttcataATAGGTTCATATCATATATGAGTCAAAACACCACCTTACATCTCCGTCCTTCATTCTCACTGTTCTCTAGCAATCAGGCATACTCCGATACTCGATCTTGCACAAAGTTATAAATTTGAAAAGTTAACTTACTCGCTAAACAAACAACCTATAGGTCATCCCACTCCATGCGTTGCTGCAAAGTTACAAGTCTGGGAAGGAAACTGTTTCACCGTCCAACCTTTTGATTTCCAGCAGTGTACAGTCTCCTCAATCATCCGTACTCCATCTTGCTCAAAGTTGAGCTCCGCGGCATAGTCATGGTTTGAAAGCTACCCCACACGAAGTTTCGTAGAAACTCGCAAGGTTTGATAGATCAAACAACCCTCCATTCAGCAGTGCACAGTTTCCTCAATCAGCCATGGTTTGAAAGCTAATAACCACTTTTTTGTCACGCAATCCGGCGAAGATGAAATTCAAAGCAGCAGAGCACCTAGGTGCTACAAATGCACCATGCCATTTACTGACCAACATCATCTCTTCGAGTCCTGGCCCCAACGTTTCCATTTCCATGCAAGGAGGAAATGGCACCCAAGCAAGGCCTGGGCATCGCACATGGACGCGGCTATCGCGATCTCTAGGCATATAGGCCGCCTGAGAGCCAAAAACCCTTCTCCCAACACAGTCCACCACTCCCCTGAAGAACAGAGCCAGGCCAGGCCAAGCACCCAAGAATCCTAGAGGCTGAGAGAAATCTTGCCCAATGTCGCTCGTCGGAGCCATTGCCACCTACAGCATCCTACTCCTCCTGCTGCGCGCCCCCTTCGCCGAGGGACAGTCGTCCGGGAGCTTCATGATCGGGCAGATCTTGTCCGACAACGGGTGCGGTGCCTTCGGCGGCCTCGtcgccgcgacagccgccgcgggCGAGGCGTTCCTCGCGCAGATGGCCGGCGACGCGGGGCTCACCATCTTCTGCCCGGACGACGAGGCGGTGGCGGCGTTCGGCCAACGCAGGTTCAGCAACCTCAGCGCCGACGACCAGGTCGCGCTTCTGCTTTACCACGGAGTGGCGACGCTCTACTCCGAGGAGGCGCTCGGGGCGATGTTCGACACGGAGGTGGCCACGCTCGCTAACGGGCGCGGGGACTACGACATCTACATCTTCGGAGGCACGGTGACGGTGATAGTTTCTTCCTCGGTGAACGGGGCCGTCGTCACCAAGAAGGTCTTCGACATCGATGGCCTAGGCCTAGATGTCTACCTCATCGACTCTGTGCTGGTTCCGGAAGAGCGGACGGCGTTCTGGGACTGGAAACTCGTCTTACTGCTGGTGCTCTGCATAGTCATGGGGCTCGTGCTGTTGTGAGTTTTATTGCCTTTGTTACCCAATCTTGTGCTGTTAATTCTACTAGCACTGACTAGCTTCTGCACTACATCCACCCAACTCACCACTTCTCTGAATTTATCTATCGGTGGAATGTGTTATTGCTTAGATCGTTCTTTAGTGCAAGAAGTTGGACTTTGGAGAAGACTCGAACCACAATCCCTTCTTTTAGTAGATCGGTTGTCGGACAAGATCTGCTCGATTTGCTGCCTGTATCTCCTAGCATTTGGTGCTTGATTTGCCTAGCATTTGTGCTTGATTAGACACCCATAGCTAGCTTACAGGTGCAAATTTAAAGGGTAACCTGCATTGGACCATGTTCTTGAGAATCATGCTTAAACCGTTAAAGCGGTGCTTGAATCGCTTCAGTTTTTCTGAATCTATTACACACTTTAACTGTATCTATTTCTCCTCTGCAGAGTCATGCTGTTGATTGGACTTGTACGTCTCTGTGTCGGCTGAGGTGATCGTGTCAAGATTGCGCAGCTACCGACGTTTCTACCGCCCGTGTGCTGAAGGTGCTGCAAGATGGGTCTTCTAATAGCTCCTTACATGCGTCTTCTTCAAAGCCGATGTTTTCTTAGTTTTTACGCTCATTTCCGCACCTAGTTTGTGTACTTGTGATGGGTTGTTCAGTTACATGTCGCGTTTCCCAACTCAGGGTAGTCGAAGAGTATATATGTTGGTGTCACGTTCATGTTTTATCGGTTGATGAGGCCCGTAGTCATTTGTTTTGCACGGTGTGGGTAGGTGTTGTTTCTTGTGACCGTAACTATCTCTCCGTTTGTGACTCGGAGGAGACTATTTAGTACTTATTTATATCATGTTCTTTTCCCATATTGTTTGGTGTATTATGCATATTACTTACAACTTACCTTCACCATAAAATGTCACAAATATATTTAGAAATTGGTTAAATGGAATTGAAAAAACCGAAAAACTAAGGGTAGAGCGCGGATAGGCATTTTAGCTTTATGTGTCGATTTAGACTTGCAGGAGTTACTTTAACAAGACTAGAGTTTTTCACAAAAAAATCTAGTTTATCACAATGGCCACTCATCGGATTCAGTTATGGTCCTATCTTCTCCCTCCAGATCAGCAGATGCTTATTGTTTTTGGATGCAACTGTTTGAGAAGATTCATGTTGGCAATTTTCATCAAGTTTTGTCATGTTTTCGTGAACTGCAGAAATACTAGACCAATTAAAACATAGTGAAACTTGATTAAAAAAAATGCATGCTAGCTAGCGTGCATGCTAGAAGAAATTTCTCGGCGTTACACATTGGCAGACTGACGGGGATGATAGGTTGGTCATTGGATGTTGGGTTGAAAGCTTTCTCCCGTACCCAGGACTCAGCTGAGacagagaaaaaaaaaaggactCAGCTGAGACAAAATACCTGAGAGAAACCTGCACATCTTCTCCCTTCTTCATTTCTCATTGATTTCCAGCAGTGTGCAATTTATTCAGTCATACTCAATTTTGAACAGAGTTCAGCCATGCTGCATGTTTATCATGACGTATTAACGTAACAAATCCACCCAAGTTTCGTAGAAACTCCCAAGATTTgatagctaagagcatctccaccggcgcccccccaaatagtcgccggcaggggcgccggcactgccgtatggggagcgccggcactgcatcctctattaGGGGAGTTGTTTCCACACCGGTGGCCCCGATAGGATTTTTTTTACACAAACTAAATATTTATACTTGTAGTTCCATTTTAATGTCATTCGGGATGGAGTAATGAATAATATTTTAGGGCAAATCCGAGTAAAACATTATTCACTCCTCGACCCCGGATGACATGTGAAACCTGCTTATCTCTAGCCTACTACCTACTGGCCACTCGACTCTGTGGAGGTGGACGATCGCCCGCAGCTCTCTCCGATGCTCTCTCTCATGCTCTCTCCGTTGCTTCTCCGTCGTCGATCCCCCGCTGCTCTCTCCGCCACGAACGTCAAGTAGGCGGATCTATCCGCGGCCACCGCCTCCTGACGCAGCAGCTGCTCcagctcctcccgccgccgaTGGTGATCCAACTCCTGCCTCTGTAGCCGGAGCCGCATCTCCGCCAAACGCCGCCGCTCGTAGACTTCATCCTGACACCGCCGCTCGTAGACTTCATCCTGACGCCGCCGCTCGTAGACTTCATCCTGACGCCGCTGCTCCTCCCGCATCAAACGCCGCAACGCAAGCTGCTCCCACCCGTGCTGCTAGCGCACCTCCCACCGGCGCTGCCGctccgcctcccgccgccgccgcgcctcctcccGGTGCTGCTGCTCTGCCTCCTGGTCCTGTCGCTCGTCAGCGACAAAGGCATCTACGgtcgccgctagcgccgcctcctccacgccTCGTACTCTGCGAACTGCGGGTCCGCCTCCACGACTTCTATGGTCGtctctagcgccgcctcctcccacgaaTCAAACAATGTGGTATTTTTTAGGGTTTAGATTTTTGCACCAATGAGGCGGGGAAGAGGGATAATATAGACCGGTGGCGAGGCAGGAGAGTTTCCcgtgcggcgtcgtggcgggagagtTTCCCGCGCGGCGTCATGGCGGGAGAGTTTCCAGCCCGGCGTCGTGGCGGTAAAATCTCCCGCGCGGCGCCCTGGCGTCactgacaggcggctcccacgcccaaaaaaTTTCGCCTCGTGAGGcgtcggcgcgcccgattcgcgcccttcgccaAGGGACCGGaacggggttgccggcgcttctCTTGGGCTCGAAAAACCGCCGACGCTATTTGAGgcgcgccggtgtgagcccaaaacGTTATCGGGGCCGCTATGAGacgtgccggtggagatgctctaactaatCCAGCAGTGTACAATCTCCTCGATCAGTCACGCCCAATCTTGCGCAAAGTTGAGCTGCGCGGCATTTTATCATGACGCGTTAACCTAACAAATCCACCCTAGACGAAGTTTTGAAGAAAGTCCCGATCTTTGATAGATCCTGAAGTTCGGCAGTGCACATTTTCCTCAATCAGCAACGGTCTGAAAGCCAACCATTTCTTGTCACACTACCGGCAAAGTTGAAATTCAAAGCAGCAGAGCAGCTAGGTGCTACAAACGCACCATGCCATTAACTGACCAACATCATCTCTTCGAGTCAGAACCCAACGTTTCCATTTCCATGCAAGGAGGGAAAGGCACCACAGTCAAGGCCGGGCATCGCACATGCATGGACAGAATCAGAATCGACGAGGCTGTTGTTGAGGCAGCCTGAGAGCTAAAACCCCTTTTTCCACCTCTGCTCTGAAGAACAGAGCCAGGCCAAGCACCGAAGAATCCAAGAGGCCGAGTGAAACCTTGCCCAATGGCGCTCGCCGTCGCCGGAGCCATCGCCACTTGCAGCATCCTGCTCCTGCTACGTACGCCCTACGCCGAGGGACAGTCGTCCGAGGCGACGTCGGAGGCCTTCATGATGGAGCAGATCTTGTCGGACAACGGGTGCGGTGCCTTCGCCGGCCTCATCGCCTCGACTGCCGCCGCGGGCGAGGCGTTCCGCGCGCAGATCGCCGGCGGCAGGGGGCTCACAATCTTCTGCCCGGACGACGAGGCGGTGGCGGCGTTCGGCTCAGGCAGGTTCGGCAACCTCAGCGCCGACGGCCAGGCCGCGCTTCTGCTTTACCACGGCGTGGCGACGCTCTACTCCGAGGAGGCGCTCGGGGCGATGTTCGACAGGAAGGTGGCCACGCTCGCTCACGGGCCTGGGGACTACGACATCCACATCTTCAGAGGCCCGGGCATTCCGATGATACTTTCTTCGTCGCCGAACATGGCCTGCATCACCAAGATGGTCGTCAACGATCGCCTAGTTGTCTTCCTCATCGACTCCGTGCTGGTTCCGGGAGAGCGGACGGCTTCGGCGTCCTGGAACTGGGACTGGGAACACGTCTTGCTGGTGGTGGTTTGCATAGCCGTTGCGCTCGTGGCGTTGTGAGTTTTATTGCCTTTTTTTACTTGAATCTTGTGCTCTAAATTCTCTGCTGGTACGAGTACTGCTTAGCTCCTCAGTTACATCCACACCGGACTCGACATTTCTCTGAATTTATCTAGCCATGCTAGCTACTAGCATACTCCTTTAAAGTGTAGCTTGCATTGGACCGTGTTCTTGCGAATCGCATTGAATTGCTTCAGGTTTTGCAAATGTATTCATACACATTAACTAACCCGTATCTATGTCTCGTCTGCAGAGTCGCGCTGTTGATTGGGCTTGTGCTGTTGAAAAGATTGTGTCAAGATTGCGCTACTGCCTACGTTTCTGCATCCCGTGTCACTCCACATGGGTGACAGACACAAGGGCGACCCGAACCATTGCCGTTCCGGTGGTGTTGCGAGCACAGATAGTTGAATCCGCCCCTGCCGTGTTGCAGGATGGGCGTCCACGTATAGTTTCTCCGTCCTTGTCCATTGATGTACATTACATATGTCTTCTCCTAAGAAGATGCTACTTAGTTAGCTAGCTCGTGTGCTTGACTGCTTGCGATGGGGTGGTGTACTCTTGGATGAATCAGTCGTTTCTCGACTCGGGGACTCGGGGTAACTGAAGAGGATATATAGTATATGTTGGTGGCAGGCTTCATGTTGTATCGGCGGCCGGTTGATGAATGATGCGCAAGTCTTGGCGCCCTTGTTCTCCTCTGCGCAGGTTCCGATCCTCCCTTCACCGCCCATGTCCTCCCCGCCCACTCGCccttgcccaaggaggaagacgatggcggGCACAACCATTGCCCGCACCTACGGGTTCTCGCTGCGGCAGGCCAAGTCCAAGGAAAATGCTCGGCGCAAAGCCGCGCCTGTCACCAAGAACGCAGAGCTCATGCTCTGCAAGGGGCTGGGCATAGTTCAAGATGGTGAAGTGATCACGGAGAGGGCGATGCAGGAGTTCGCGAAGCGCTTCCAAGGCAGGATCCCTGACGACATCCTGGGCGCCATGAGGGCCCTCTTCAAGCTGGATGATGAACAAGACGACGAGGTGGACGAGGCCCTCCTGGCCCATGGCGGAGCGGGCGCCCTGGACCATGACCTGGCACCGGCCAGCGTCGGTGAAGAAGTCTGATGCTGCTGTTCACTGTTCGATTAGGAGTCCATCTGTTCCTATGTTAGAACAAGACTATGTTCGTATCTGTTGTGTTGCTTGGGTCGCCCTCAATGCCTGGTGTCTGTACCAGCTGGTGGGCAATGTATCGAGTATTGTTGCTACCTTGTGTGATGTTCTGGTCAGTTCCCTGTTGCTGTTGCACTGCTTCCTCCGTCTCGCTGTGAAGCTAGACAACCGCTTTGCTTGGGTCTGTTTGGGTGGCCAATGTTAGACAAAGTCGTCAATATCATGGGTTGGAACACTAGAGGGCTTAACGACCAGGATCGTCGGGACGCAGTCCACGAGATCATATCCACTTCATCCTGTCACATCGTCTGTCTTCAAGAGACTAAGCTGGGAGCCATCTCTCAGCGAGATGCTTGCTACATAGGAGGGAACCGTCTCCAAAGCTTCGCGGAAAGGCCGGCCACTGGTACGAGGGGTGGTATACTCCTTCTTTGGGATGCTTCCGTCGTCACGATCACCAATGTGACCACCACGGAGTTCTGTTTGTCCGCTGACGTCCGCGTGCTTAACTCCAACAACAATGGGGACTTCAAGATTACGGGGGTGTATGGGCCAACTGCCTCCGACCGGAAGGATGAGTTCTTCGCCGAGCTCGTCTCTCAAAAGCCACCCTCCGGCACTAGGTGGCTTGCCCTCGGGGACTTCAACCAGATTAGGCGGGCAAGAGACAAGAGCAACAACAACATCAACCGCAGTCGCATCAACCGTTTCAGGGCCGCCCTCCAGACTTGTGAGCTTACTGAGATCCACCTTCAGAACCGTCGTTTCACGTGGTCCAATAGACGGGCAAACCCAACACTTTGCAACCTCGACGCCTTCTTCTGTAATGCGGATTGGGATTTGACCTTTGATTCACACGTCCTCATGGCCCTATCCTCCTCCCTCTCCGACCACTGCCCCCTTCTGCTAGCGGATGATAGCGGCCCACGACGACCGCGAGTGTTCAGATTTGAAAACTTCTGGTTGCGGATGCCTGGTTTCGATGGGGTGGTCCAACAGGCTTGGGCTGCTCCCTCCACTCACCTCGAGCCTTGCCAGCGCCTGTTCCACAAGCTCAGGACCACTGGGCGAGCCCTTGCCAAGTGGGGTCGTCACCTTTTCTCCAACACAAAGGTCATGTTGCATGCGGCTCTCTTGGTCATTCTGCATCTTGACATGGCTGAGGAGCATCGGAAGCTTTCGGTTGGGGAGATGGACCTAAGGGACAAACTCAAGAGGAAATCCGTGGCATTATCGGTCATTGAGAGGGCCAGGAAAAAGCAATGTGCTAGGCTGGCATGCATCAAGGAAGGCGACGCAAATACTAGATTCTTTCACCTTAGGGTGAATGCAAGGCGCCGGAAAAACCACATCCACAGATTAAGGGACAACAACAATGGTTGGGTTACTGAACATGAAGCCAAGGAACACATCATACACACCCATTTCAAATCGACCATTGCTCGCGGGCCACCAAGACAGTGTGATTTCAATTGGGATGTGATGCACTTCCAGGACTTGGACTTGCAAACCCTTGGGGATCCTTTTTCGGAGGAGGAGGTGAAGAGCGCTATCTTTACCATGCCTTGCGACAAGGCCCCGGGGCCGGATGGCTTTACTTTCGCTTTCTTCAAGCGATCCTGGGACACCATTAAGGCCGACATCATGGAGGTGGTGCACGCTTTTGGCACCATGCATGCGGACAACTTCCATTGGCTCAACTCCGCAAACATTGTGTTGATTCCAAAGAAAGAGAGCGCGGACGTGATTACCGATTATCGGCCGATTAGCTTGATCCACTCCATCGCCAAGATCATAGCCAAAATGCTAGCGCTTAGACTCACCCCGCACATGGATGACTTGGTCTCCAATGCCCAGAGTGCGTTTATCAAGAAGAGAAGCATCCATGACAACTTCCTCTACGTCAAAAACTATGCTACAAGACTACATAAAAACAGGACTCCGGCGCTTCTCTTCAAGCTCGACATTCGCAAGGCCTTCGACTCTGTTAGATGGGAATACGTTGTTGATCTCCTCCAGCGTAGAGGTTTTCCTAGCACGTTTCGCAATTGGGTGGTTGCCCTCCTCAAGACCTCCACCTCCAGAGTTCTCCTGAACGGGATTGCTGGTGACCCTATCGGCCATGGCCGTGGCCTACGCCAAGGGGATCCTTTGTCACCCCTGTTGTTCGTCCTCGCCATTGACCCCTTATCGCAGATCCTAGACATTGCCACCGATCATGGGCTGCTACATAAGCTCCGGGGCCGAGGCGCCAGAGTCAGGACTTCCCTTTATGCGGACGACGCGGCGGTTTTCGTTGCTCCCATTAAGGAGGACATCCAGAACCTAGCGTCCATTCTTCAGAGGTTCGGGGAGGTCACGGGCCTTTGCACCAACTTCCAGAAGAGCTCGGTGGTTCCCATACGCTGCACcgatcttgatcttgatgatattttgggggGAATTCCGGCGATCAGGGCGTCCTTCCCTCTCACATACCTGGGTTTGCCGCTATCAGTGTGGTGCCTCAAGAGGAGAGACATGCAGCAACTAGAGGACAAATGCGCAAGCAGGTTACCCACTTGGAGCGGGAAGCTCATCACCACGGCCGGTCGGACGGCCCTTGTTA
This region of Lolium perenne isolate Kyuss_39 chromosome 2, Kyuss_2.0, whole genome shotgun sequence genomic DNA includes:
- the LOC127330030 gene encoding fasciclin-like arabinogalactan protein 2; protein product: MALAVAGAIATCSILLLLRTPYAEGQSSEATSEAFMMEQILSDNGCGAFAGLIASTAAAGEAFRAQIAGGRGLTIFCPDDEAVAAFGSGRFGNLSADGQAALLLYHGVATLYSEEALGAMFDRKVATLAHGPGDYDIHIFRGPGIPMILSSSPNMACITKMVVNDRLVVFLIDSVLVPGERTASASWNWDWEHVLLVVVCIAVALVALVALLIGLVLLKRLCQDCATAYVSASRVTPHG
- the LOC127332727 gene encoding fasciclin-like arabinogalactan protein 2, giving the protein MSLVGAIATYSILLLLLRAPFAEGQSSGSFMIGQILSDNGCGAFGGLVAATAAAGEAFLAQMAGDAGLTIFCPDDEAVAAFGQRRFSNLSADDQVALLLYHGVATLYSEEALGAMFDTEVATLANGRGDYDIYIFGGTVTVIVSSSVNGAVVTKKVFDIDGLGLDVYLIDSVLVPEERTAFWDWKLVLLLVLCIVMGLVLLVMLLIGLVRLCVG